In uncultured Bacteroides sp., the following proteins share a genomic window:
- a CDS encoding ROK family protein, whose protein sequence is MTLSKLFDSQEGMALSALKMARLKKSVIQQLMLEEGTTIADICKETEFSVPTVTKVVVELIEEGIAFEKGKIDTAGGRRPSLYCINPNSAFFLGVDVRRDCVNIGLQNFKNEFLGLTTRIDFVLKNKQESLEGLCSLINNFIDKSGLDRGKILGTCVVLSGRTNSAKGYSDSYFSFEKEPLSSLIEQRIGVKTFIENDSRAMGYGEYCCGAGAGTSKKNVIFVSLNWGFGISMICNGILYYGMSGFSGEFGHSPVLDNQILCQCGKKGCLETEISGQALVRCFKEKLAEGSTSIVTSKKEIGEINMYDIIFAATKNEDLLAIEVIEEVGEKLGHYMSLLLNIFNPELVILGGEMADCGTYLTLPLETALHKYSLNLVLQDMKLKLGELGDKAGVIGGCYILRDRLFGIIE, encoded by the coding sequence ATGACTCTTTCTAAATTGTTTGATTCGCAGGAAGGTATGGCTCTTTCTGCATTAAAAATGGCTCGGCTTAAAAAAAGTGTTATTCAACAGCTAATGCTCGAGGAAGGTACAACTATAGCAGACATTTGCAAAGAAACTGAATTTAGTGTTCCTACTGTAACAAAAGTGGTGGTTGAGCTGATTGAAGAAGGTATTGCTTTCGAAAAAGGAAAAATAGATACAGCAGGCGGACGTCGTCCTTCATTATATTGTATAAATCCGAATTCCGCCTTTTTTCTGGGAGTGGATGTCAGACGAGATTGTGTAAACATCGGTTTGCAAAACTTCAAGAATGAATTCTTGGGGCTAACTACCCGAATAGACTTCGTATTAAAGAATAAACAGGAATCACTGGAAGGTTTATGTTCTCTTATTAATAATTTTATTGATAAGTCTGGTTTAGACAGAGGAAAAATTCTTGGCACGTGCGTAGTTTTGAGTGGAAGAACAAATTCGGCAAAAGGATATAGTGATAGCTACTTTTCATTTGAGAAAGAACCGTTAAGCAGCCTTATTGAACAACGAATTGGAGTAAAGACATTTATAGAGAATGATTCAAGGGCAATGGGATATGGCGAATATTGCTGTGGTGCCGGAGCTGGGACTTCGAAGAAAAATGTTATTTTTGTAAGCCTGAATTGGGGATTTGGTATATCAATGATTTGCAATGGTATTCTTTATTATGGGATGTCTGGCTTTTCCGGTGAGTTTGGGCATAGTCCGGTACTGGATAATCAGATTCTTTGTCAATGTGGAAAAAAAGGTTGTTTGGAAACTGAAATATCTGGGCAGGCTTTGGTCCGATGTTTTAAAGAAAAGCTGGCGGAAGGTTCTACTTCTATAGTAACAAGCAAGAAAGAGATCGGCGAGATTAATATGTATGATATCATTTTTGCTGCAACAAAGAATGAAGACCTTTTAGCTATTGAAGTAATAGAAGAGGTTGGAGAAAAATTGGGACATTATATGTCTCTTCTACTAAATATTTTTAATCCGGAATTGGTGATACTTGGAGGAGAAATGGCTGATTGTGGAACATATTTAACTTTGCCTTTAGAAACAGCTCTTCATAAATATTCTCTCAATCTTGTTTTGCAGGATATGAAACTCAAATTAGGAGAACTTGGAGATAAAGCCGGAGTTATTGGCGGATGTTATATTCTCCGTGATCGTTTGTTTGGTATTATAGAATAG
- a CDS encoding DNA topoisomerase 3, whose translation MIVCIAEKPSVARDIADILGAKNKKDGYIEGNGYQVTWTFGHLCTLKEPHEYTPEWKRWSLANLPMIPPRFGIKLIESPSIEKQFKIIENLMSHADEIINCGDAGQEGELIQRWVMQKAGVKCPVKRLWISSLTEESIREGFSKLKDQSEFQSLYEAGLSRAIGDWTLGMNATRLYTLKYGQNRQVLSIGRVQTPTLALIVNRQLEIENFKPEPYWELKTIYRETTFSATKGKFTSKEEGYDFLEKVKYSDFVITDASAKKGVEYAPRLFDLTSLQVECNKKFGYSADETLKLIQSLYEKKVTTYPRVDTTYLSDDIYPKCPAILKGIKNYATLTAPLEGQKLVKSKKVFDSSKVTDHHAIIPTGVHPMNLSDMERRVFDMIARRFIAVFYPDCKISTTTVLGEVEKIEFKVTGKQILEPGWRVVFAKEQSDEKDEDERTLPAFTKGESGPHQPDLNEKWTQPPKPYTEATLLRAMETAGKLVDNDELRDALKENGIGRPSTRAAIIETLFKRNYIRKEKKNLIATSTGVELIQIIHEELLKSAELTGIWEKKLREIEKKNYEAKTFLDELKQMVTEVVTNVLSDNTNRHITIQEAVKEEIKKEPKKRERKPSAPKAKKEPKASPKKDIENGDNLIGQPCPLCGKGVIIKGKNAYGCSEWKAGCTFRKGFNE comes from the coding sequence ATGATAGTTTGCATTGCCGAAAAGCCTAGTGTTGCCCGAGATATTGCTGATATTCTTGGAGCTAAGAATAAGAAAGATGGATACATTGAAGGTAACGGATACCAGGTTACATGGACGTTCGGGCATTTGTGCACACTAAAAGAACCACACGAATATACCCCTGAATGGAAAAGATGGAGTTTGGCTAATCTGCCAATGATTCCTCCCCGATTTGGCATAAAATTAATTGAATCTCCCAGCATTGAGAAGCAATTTAAAATAATTGAAAACCTGATGTCTCATGCTGATGAGATTATTAACTGTGGTGACGCGGGACAGGAAGGAGAATTAATTCAACGATGGGTAATGCAAAAGGCTGGGGTAAAATGTCCTGTGAAAAGATTATGGATTTCTTCGCTTACAGAAGAATCCATTCGGGAAGGTTTTTCCAAATTAAAGGACCAGTCGGAATTTCAGTCTCTTTATGAGGCAGGACTTTCACGCGCTATTGGCGACTGGACTTTAGGAATGAATGCAACAAGACTCTATACTCTGAAGTATGGACAGAACAGACAGGTTTTATCCATCGGACGTGTGCAAACTCCTACGCTGGCACTTATTGTGAACCGTCAACTAGAGATAGAAAATTTTAAACCGGAACCCTACTGGGAACTAAAGACAATATACAGGGAAACTACTTTTTCTGCTACTAAAGGAAAATTCACATCTAAAGAAGAAGGTTACGATTTTCTGGAGAAAGTAAAATACTCAGATTTTGTGATTACGGATGCTTCTGCTAAAAAGGGGGTTGAATATGCCCCAAGACTTTTTGACCTGACCTCCCTTCAGGTAGAATGCAATAAAAAATTTGGCTATTCTGCTGATGAAACGCTCAAACTTATTCAATCACTTTACGAGAAGAAAGTAACTACCTATCCACGTGTAGATACCACTTACCTAAGTGATGATATCTATCCGAAATGCCCTGCCATTTTAAAGGGGATAAAAAACTATGCAACTCTGACTGCTCCTTTAGAAGGACAGAAACTCGTAAAATCCAAGAAAGTATTCGATAGTTCAAAGGTTACTGATCACCATGCAATTATTCCAACCGGAGTTCATCCCATGAATCTTTCTGATATGGAGCGACGGGTATTCGATATGATTGCACGACGTTTTATAGCAGTCTTCTATCCCGACTGTAAGATATCTACAACTACAGTACTTGGTGAAGTTGAGAAAATTGAATTTAAGGTGACCGGCAAACAGATACTGGAACCGGGATGGCGAGTTGTATTTGCTAAAGAGCAGTCGGATGAAAAAGATGAAGACGAACGTACTCTTCCAGCTTTTACTAAAGGAGAAAGCGGACCTCACCAACCTGATCTGAATGAAAAATGGACTCAACCACCTAAACCTTATACCGAAGCTACTCTATTGAGAGCCATGGAAACAGCTGGTAAACTTGTGGATAATGACGAACTGCGCGATGCCCTGAAAGAAAATGGTATCGGTCGTCCTTCAACGCGAGCAGCTATCATTGAGACATTATTTAAAAGAAACTATATCCGAAAAGAAAAGAAAAATCTAATTGCCACCTCAACAGGGGTTGAGTTGATTCAGATTATTCATGAAGAGCTTCTAAAATCGGCTGAGTTAACAGGTATCTGGGAAAAGAAACTGCGGGAGATAGAAAAGAAGAACTACGAAGCTAAAACATTTCTTGACGAACTTAAGCAAATGGTTACTGAAGTAGTAACCAATGTTTTATCCGACAATACAAATAGACACATAACGATTCAGGAAGCTGTTAAAGAGGAGATTAAAAAAGAGCCAAAGAAACGCGAACGTAAACCGTCAGCTCCAAAAGCTAAAAAGGAACCTAAAGCCTCACCGAAAAAGGATATTGAAAATGGTGACAACTTAATTGGTCAGCCTTGTCCTCTTTGTGGAAAAGGGGTAATAATTAAAGGCAAAAATGCTTATGGTTGTTCTGAATGGAAGGCCGGATGTACTTTCAGAAAAGGTTTTAATGAATAA
- a CDS encoding OmpA family protein — MKQFLSTITIFCLLLLLLQSCGWESSVKKGNQSYALGEYYDAAKYYKTAYSAIPSKERKKRGEIAYKMADCYRLTNYSVRAKGAYMNAIRYKYPDSIAFFYLAESLRKNADYKTAIKNYELYLSYKPSDLLARNGLKSCTLAPEWKSNPTRYIVHQFPAFNSSRCDYSPMYAGKETDQIYLTSTREKAKGNNLNGITGMKSADLFIARKNEKKVWQLPEALESEVNTEFEDGACSFTADGRTMYFTRCRIEPNVPVYAEIFVSQRSGANWGAPQKCMITKDSLSSVAHPAISPDGHYLYFTSDMPGGYGGKDIWRVPVSNSGFGAVENLGDAVNTPGDEMFPTIKDSGDLYFSSDGHPGMGGLDIFHAQQDKEGNWKVENMKSPINSQGDEFGMTFEPEQERGFFCSNRGDARGWDHIYTFELPKLAHTVTGWVYDKEGDALPESIVSIVGQDGTNLKVSVKGDGSFTQELKQGQSYVMLANCRGYMNFKQELTTDTISENKDYELEFPLASINRPVLIDNIFYEFDKATLTNESTKALNELIKLLNSNPNVTIELSAHCDYKGSDAYNQELSQRRAESVVNFLITGGIEKERLTAKGYGKSQPKIINKRLARKLSFFKEGDVLTEEFIRKFPKEQQEICNAMNRRTEFKVLRTTYKLYK; from the coding sequence ATGAAACAGTTTCTTAGTACCATTACTATCTTTTGTCTTCTGCTTTTGTTGCTCCAATCATGTGGATGGGAAAGCAGCGTTAAGAAAGGTAACCAAAGCTATGCTTTGGGTGAATACTATGATGCTGCTAAATATTACAAAACAGCTTATTCTGCCATCCCATCCAAAGAGCGAAAGAAAAGAGGTGAAATTGCTTATAAAATGGCAGATTGCTACCGATTGACCAACTACTCAGTCAGAGCCAAAGGTGCATATATGAATGCTATTCGTTACAAATATCCCGACAGCATTGCGTTCTTTTATCTGGCAGAATCTTTACGAAAAAACGCCGATTACAAAACTGCAATTAAGAATTACGAACTCTATCTATCTTATAAGCCCAGCGATCTCTTAGCCCGGAATGGTTTAAAATCATGTACTCTTGCTCCTGAATGGAAAAGCAATCCAACCAGATACATTGTACACCAGTTCCCGGCATTCAATTCCAGCCGTTGTGATTACTCACCTATGTATGCAGGAAAAGAAACAGATCAGATCTATCTCACTTCTACGCGGGAAAAAGCAAAAGGGAATAATCTGAATGGTATTACAGGGATGAAAAGTGCAGATCTGTTTATTGCCCGGAAAAATGAAAAGAAAGTTTGGCAACTGCCTGAAGCTCTTGAGTCGGAAGTAAACACAGAATTTGAAGATGGAGCATGCTCCTTTACGGCCGACGGAAGAACAATGTATTTTACCCGTTGCCGGATTGAGCCTAATGTTCCTGTTTATGCAGAAATATTTGTTTCACAACGAAGCGGCGCAAACTGGGGAGCCCCTCAGAAATGCATGATTACTAAAGATTCCTTATCTTCCGTAGCTCATCCCGCCATTTCACCAGATGGGCATTATCTCTATTTCACTTCCGACATGCCTGGCGGATATGGAGGCAAAGATATATGGAGAGTACCTGTTTCTAATTCAGGATTTGGTGCTGTAGAGAATCTTGGCGATGCAGTTAATACTCCCGGAGATGAGATGTTCCCGACAATAAAGGACAGCGGAGATTTATATTTTTCATCAGATGGGCATCCGGGCATGGGCGGACTTGACATCTTTCATGCTCAACAAGACAAAGAAGGAAACTGGAAAGTAGAGAATATGAAGTCACCTATAAACTCACAAGGTGATGAATTTGGAATGACATTTGAGCCGGAACAAGAAAGAGGCTTTTTCTGTTCTAACCGGGGTGATGCCCGCGGTTGGGATCACATTTATACGTTTGAACTACCCAAACTGGCCCATACTGTTACCGGCTGGGTATATGATAAAGAGGGAGATGCCCTGCCCGAATCAATAGTCAGTATTGTAGGACAAGACGGAACCAATCTAAAGGTAAGTGTAAAAGGGGACGGTTCATTTACTCAGGAGTTAAAACAGGGGCAAAGCTATGTGATGCTGGCCAATTGTCGCGGTTATATGAATTTCAAACAAGAACTAACCACTGATACTATCAGCGAAAACAAAGATTATGAATTAGAATTCCCATTGGCTTCTATTAATCGTCCGGTGCTTATAGACAATATCTTTTATGAATTTGATAAAGCAACCTTGACAAATGAATCGACCAAAGCACTGAATGAATTAATTAAATTGTTGAACAGCAATCCCAACGTAACAATAGAACTAAGTGCTCATTGCGATTACAAAGGGAGCGATGCTTATAACCAGGAACTTTCTCAGCGTCGTGCAGAATCGGTTGTTAATTTCCTTATTACAGGAGGAATAGAAAAAGAACGGCTCACAGCTAAAGGATATGGAAAAAGTCAGCCTAAAATAATAAATAAACGTCTTGCCCGGAAACTTTCATTCTTTAAAGAGGGAGATGTACTAACTGAAGAATTTATCCGTAAGTTTCCTAAAGAGCAACAGGAAATATGCAATGCCATGAACAGACGAACTGAATTCAAAGTATTAAGAACAACCTATAAGCTATACAAATAA
- a CDS encoding PstS family phosphate ABC transporter substrate-binding protein, translating into MKKIILAIALICSVAQGTFAQRVKGSDTVLPLAQKEAELFNKKGGNVTVTGGGSGVGIAALLAGTTEIASASRKIKFDEKVKFQQAGKSPVEKIIAFDALAVVVNPGNKVSQLTRQQLEDIFTGKITNWKQVGGADLAIVAYSRETSSGTYEFFKEHVLKNKNYKKNILSMPATGAIIQSVSQTKGAIGYVGLAYLEKDVKAIKVSYDGKTFVGPSVATAKNKTYPIVRPLFFYYDKKNAAKLTPFINFVESAQGQNIVDEVGYIALK; encoded by the coding sequence ATGAAAAAGATTATTTTAGCAATAGCATTGATTTGCAGCGTAGCTCAGGGAACATTTGCTCAACGTGTAAAAGGTAGTGATACAGTGTTGCCATTAGCTCAGAAAGAGGCAGAGCTGTTTAATAAAAAAGGTGGAAATGTGACTGTAACCGGCGGCGGTAGTGGAGTAGGAATTGCAGCTTTGCTTGCAGGAACTACAGAAATAGCTTCAGCATCACGTAAGATTAAATTTGATGAAAAGGTAAAGTTTCAACAGGCAGGAAAGTCTCCTGTGGAAAAGATTATAGCTTTTGATGCTTTAGCTGTGGTCGTTAATCCTGGTAATAAAGTGAGCCAGCTTACCCGTCAGCAACTAGAGGATATCTTTACTGGCAAAATAACTAACTGGAAACAGGTTGGTGGAGCTGATTTAGCTATTGTTGCTTATTCCAGAGAAACAAGTTCTGGTACATACGAATTCTTTAAGGAACATGTATTGAAAAACAAGAACTATAAGAAGAATATTCTTTCTATGCCAGCAACAGGAGCTATTATCCAGTCTGTAAGTCAGACAAAAGGTGCAATTGGTTACGTTGGTTTAGCTTATCTTGAGAAAGATGTAAAGGCAATCAAAGTTTCTTATGATGGCAAAACATTTGTTGGTCCATCAGTAGCAACAGCAAAGAATAAGACTTATCCTATTGTTCGTCCTCTTTTCTTCTACTATGATAAGAAGAATGCTGCAAAGTTAACTCCTTTTATCAATTTTGTTGAATCAGCACAAGGTCAGAATATAGTTGATGAAGTAGGATATATTGCCTTGAAATAA